The Bradyrhizobium oligotrophicum S58 genome contains the following window.
GCGCACGCTTCACCGCCGCCTCCAGGCTCGCGGTCGCCGAGCCCGGCTTCAGCGGCTTCTGCTGGCTCTCATGCGGGGCCCAGCCCGACAACCAGATGATGTCGAAGGTGGCGCGGAGGCGGCCGTCGGGATCGGCGAAGCGCTCGGCATAGATCTCGGCCATGCGCAGGAGGGTCGCGCGGCGCATCGGGATGCGGCGGCGCTCGACCAGGCTGTTGGCGGCGCCCATGCGGCGAAGATCCTGCATCAGGCCGAACGCGCTGGCATAGCGGACCACGACCCGGTCGACATCGGTGACGGGCAGTGCGAAGCCTGCACGCTGCAGCAGCCCGCCGACATCGCGCAGATCGGCGAACGGCGCGACGCGCGGCGACACGCCACCCTCGCATTCGGCTTCGGCGGCAGCGAAGGATTGCCGGAGCTCAGTCAGCGTATCGCCGCCGATCATCGCCGCGAGCAGCAGGCCATCGGGACGCAGGGCGCGGCGGATCTGCACCAGATGGCCCGGCAGGTCGTTGACGAACTGGAATGCCAGCGCCGATAGCGCCAGATCGAGCGACTGCGGCGCAAGCGGCAGAGTTTCATCCGCCGTGCCCGGCGCGGCCAGGTGCGCCAGCTGCGAAAAGCCGCCCGCGAGGTACGGCCGCAGGCCTGCTCCGGGCGTCCAGATATCGGCCGCATCAACGAACGACCGGTTCACCGCGGCGAGGCGATCCGCGAGATCGTCGGCAACACGCTCCAACAGGAAGGTCTCGGGCGCCTGCGCAGCCCGCCGCTGCCTGCGCGCAAGCAAGGAACGATCGAACAGAACGGGAGCAGAGGCGGACTGCATCATCGAGGCTGGTTACGCCGTTCCTCGTGGCCGGGCAATGCGCGGCTTGAGCGTGGCTGGTCAGGGCGGTAGCTTCAACACATGGGTGTCAGGTTTGCTCCAATCAGCGCCGGACGAGTTCGTGCAGTTGCCAGCGCGCTGCATGGCGGTCTCGCGCATGTTGCCAAGCTCGCGCTCGACATTGCTCTCCCCACCCTGTGCATCGCCTGCCGCGAGCCGGTCGATGGTGAAGGCGTGTGCGCGGCGTGCTGGGGCCAATTGTCGTTCATCGAGCGGCCTTATTGCCCGAAGCTCGGCATTCCCTTCGTCTACGATCCCGGCCCCGAGCTGCTGTCGATGGAAGCGATCGCGGCCCCTCCGGCCTACGCACGGGCGCGCGCCGCCGTTCGCTATGACGAGGCCGCGCGCACGCTGGTGCACGCGCTCAAATACCAGGACCGGACCGATCTGGCGCCGATCATGGGCCGCTGGATGACCAGGGCCGGGCGCGAGCTGCTGGCCGATGCCGACATGCTGGTCCCCGTGCCGCTGCACTGGCGGCGTGGCTTCAGCCGCCGCTACAACCAGTCCGGCGCGCTGGCGCGCGTGATCTCCCGCTGCAGCGGCGTCGGATTGCACGGCGACACGCTGCGCCGCGTGCGGGCGACCGAGCAGCAGGTCGGCCTGTCGCGGCCGCAACGCGCCAGCAATGTGCAGGGCGCATTCCAGGTATCTTTAGACCGCCTGCACGCCGTTCAGGGGCGCCGCATCGTGCTGGTCGACGACGTCCTGACCACGGGTGCGACGGTGGATGCCTGCGCCCGGGCCTTGCTGCGCGCAAAGGCGGCGGAGGTCAGCGTGCTGGTCTTCGCCCGGGTTGTCGATGCCCCTCGCGCTCCCATATAATCGGGTGTTCCGTAACAGCTGAGCGCGACATGACCTCTGCGATTGAAATCTATACCCGTCCGGGGTGCGGCTACTGCACGGCCGCGAAATCGCTCCTGACCCGCAAGAAGGTTCCTTTCACCGAGCACGACGCGGGCAAGGATCCGACGATCCGGCAGCAGATGTATGATCGTGTCGGCCCGGGCTCGACCTTTCCGCAGATCTTCATCGGCAACGCCCATGTCGGCGGCTGCGACGATCTCTATGCGCTCGATCGTGAGGGCAGGCTCGACGCCATGCTGGCGGGAGACAAGGCAACATCATGAGCAACGACCGCAGCTTTACCGCCGCCATGGTGCAGATGCGCACCTCGCTCCTGCCTGAGCCGAGCCTCGAGCAGGGCACCAGGCTGATCCGGGAAGCGGTCGCGCAAGGCGCCCAATACGTCCAGACGCCGGAAGTGAGCAACATGATGCAGCTCAACCGGACGGCACTGTTCGAGCAGCTCAAGAGCGAGGCGGACGATCCCTCGCTGAAGGCGTATCAGGCACTCGCCAAGGAACTGGGCATCCATCTGCACATCGGATCGCTGGCACTGCGCTTCTCGGCGGACAAGGCCGTGAACCGCTCCTTCCTGATCGGGCCCGACGGCCAGGTGCTGGCGAGCTACGACAAGATCCACATGTTCGACATCGACCTGCCAGGCGGTGAGAGCTATCGCGAGTCCGCCAATTATCAGCCCGGCGAGACGGCCGTGATCTCCGATCTGCCCTGGGGCCGGCTGGGACTGACGATCTGCTACGACGTTCGCTTCCCGGCGCTGTATCGCGCGCTGGCCGAGAGCGGCGCCTCGTTCATCAGCGTGCCCTCCGCCTTCACCCGCAAGACCGGCGAGGCGCACTGGCACACGCTGCTGCGCGCCCGCGCCATCGAGACCGGCTGCTTCGTGTTCGCCGCCGCCCAATGCGGGCTGCACGAAAACAAGCGCGAGACCTTCGGCCATTCGCTGATCATCGATCCCTGGGGCGAGATTCTCGCCGAAGGCGGCGTGGAGCCTGGCGTGATCGTGGCGCGTATCGATCCCGCGCGGGTCGAGAGCGTTCGCCAGACGATTCCCTCGCTGCAGCACGGCCGCCGCTTCGGCATCGCCGATCCCAAGGCGGGCCCGGAGCATCTGCACCTGGTGCGGGGCTCGGCATGATCCGCTACGCACTGCGCTGCGACCGTGATCATACGTTCGAAAGCTGGTTTCAGAGTTCTTCGGCGTACGCCTCGCAGGTGAAGCGCAAGCTGGTG
Protein-coding sequences here:
- a CDS encoding methyltransferase domain-containing protein is translated as MMQSASAPVLFDRSLLARRQRRAAQAPETFLLERVADDLADRLAAVNRSFVDAADIWTPGAGLRPYLAGGFSQLAHLAAPGTADETLPLAPQSLDLALSALAFQFVNDLPGHLVQIRRALRPDGLLLAAMIGGDTLTELRQSFAAAEAECEGGVSPRVAPFADLRDVGGLLQRAGFALPVTDVDRVVVRYASAFGLMQDLRRMGAANSLVERRRIPMRRATLLRMAEIYAERFADPDGRLRATFDIIWLSGWAPHESQQKPLKPGSATASLEAAVKRAPRAGDKE
- a CDS encoding ComF family protein, coding for MGVRFAPISAGRVRAVASALHGGLAHVAKLALDIALPTLCIACREPVDGEGVCAACWGQLSFIERPYCPKLGIPFVYDPGPELLSMEAIAAPPAYARARAAVRYDEAARTLVHALKYQDRTDLAPIMGRWMTRAGRELLADADMLVPVPLHWRRGFSRRYNQSGALARVISRCSGVGLHGDTLRRVRATEQQVGLSRPQRASNVQGAFQVSLDRLHAVQGRRIVLVDDVLTTGATVDACARALLRAKAAEVSVLVFARVVDAPRAPI
- the grxC gene encoding glutaredoxin 3, with amino-acid sequence MTSAIEIYTRPGCGYCTAAKSLLTRKKVPFTEHDAGKDPTIRQQMYDRVGPGSTFPQIFIGNAHVGGCDDLYALDREGRLDAMLAGDKATS
- a CDS encoding carbon-nitrogen hydrolase family protein, with the protein product MSNDRSFTAAMVQMRTSLLPEPSLEQGTRLIREAVAQGAQYVQTPEVSNMMQLNRTALFEQLKSEADDPSLKAYQALAKELGIHLHIGSLALRFSADKAVNRSFLIGPDGQVLASYDKIHMFDIDLPGGESYRESANYQPGETAVISDLPWGRLGLTICYDVRFPALYRALAESGASFISVPSAFTRKTGEAHWHTLLRARAIETGCFVFAAAQCGLHENKRETFGHSLIIDPWGEILAEGGVEPGVIVARIDPARVESVRQTIPSLQHGRRFGIADPKAGPEHLHLVRGSA